The DNA region GCTGCCGCCGAGCGCTTCACGGTGCTGCGGCGCGAGGGCACCACGGAGGTGGCTCGTGAAGACGGTGGCCCCGTGGGCTACCGGGTACGCCTGCGCGGCTGATAGACGAATGCCCATGGCAGCTTTCAGAGGATCATTCAGCCGTACGGCGCTCACCGCCGCGCTGCTCGCCCTGGCCACTCTCGTCCCTGCGGCGCCGGTCTCGGCGGCGTCCGGCGCCGACGCCTCCGTACGGAAGGCCGGTACCTCCATACGGGAGGAGACCCAAGAGCCGTCCGCTCCCCGGGAGTTCGTCGCGCTGCGGGACGTGGCGCCGACCGTCCTCCAGGAGATGCGCTACCGCACGCGGCACAACTTCGTCGGGGACCGCGTGAACGGCTACCGGCAGGGCATGTGCATCGTCACCCGCGACACCGCGCGGGCGCTGCGCTCGGCCCAGCGTTCGTTCCTGCGCAGGGGCTACTCCCTGAAGGTGTACGACTGCTACCGGCCGCAGCGGGCAGTCGACCACTTCGTCTCCTGGGCGAAGGACCTCGACGACGAGCGGATGAAGGACGAGTTCTATCCCCGCGTCGAGAAGGACCGTCTCTTCGAGGACGGCTATATCGCGGAGAAGTCCGGCCACAGCAGGGGCAGTACGGTCGATCTGACGCTGGTGAAGCTGCCGCTGCGCGGCCGACTCGTCCGTACCGGCCGGGCGAGCCGCTGGTGTCCTGCTTCGCTCCGAAGGACGTGCGCTTCCCCGACAACTCCATCGACATGGGCACGGGTTACGACTGCTTCGACACGCTCTCGCACACCCTCGACCCCCGCATCCAGGGCGAGCAGCGGGCGAACCGGATGCTGCTGAAGGACACCATGGAGAAGGCGGGCTTCACCAACCTCCCCGAGGAGTGGTGGCACTACACGCTCACCGAAGAGACCTTCCCCGACACCTACTTCGACTTCCCCGTGTGGCGCCGCGCCCTGCACGGGCACTGAAGGGCGCGGACGCCGAGCCGACGGCAGGTCCAGGGTCCCGGCGCAACTGGCCGCGCCGGGGCCGGACTTCACGACGGCCGGTCACGACCGCGGGTCCTCAGAACGGGTAGTGCGCGTGCCGCGTCGCGAGGGTCACCCAGCGGGTGTTGCTGAACGCGTCCACGCCCCAGCGTCCGCCGAAGCGGCCGTAGCCGGAGTCCTTGAAACCGCCGAACGGTACCTGCGGTTCGTCGGCCACCGACTGGTCGTTGACATGCACGATTCCGGTGCGCACACGGCGGGCGACGGCCAGGCCGTGCGTGCCGTTCTCGGTGATGATTCCGCACGTCAGGCCCTGCTCGGTGTCGTTGGCGAGGGCGACCGCCTCGTCGTCGTCGGTGAAGGAGGCGAGCGCGCAGACGGGGCCGAACGCCTCCGCGTGGTACAGCTCCATGCCCGGTACGACACCGCGCAGCACCGTCGCCGGATGCACGGCGTTCTCCGGTGCGCCTCCTCCGGTCAGCACCTCGGCGCCCTTGGCGACGGCGTCCCGTACGAGGGCGGCCACACGCTCGGCGGAGGCCGCGCTCACCATGGGGCCGATCACGGTGGCCGGGTCGGACGGGGCGCCGTGGGGCAGTCCCGCGACCTTGGCGGTGAACTTCTCGGTGAACTCCCCTGCCAGCGAGGCGTGTACGAGGATCCGGTCGCCGGACATGCAGATCTGACCGGCGTTCATGAAGACGGAGAACGCGGCGGCGTCGACCGCGTAGTCGACGTCGGCGTCGTCGAGGACGATCACCGAGTTCTTTCCGCCCAACTCCAGTACGGCGGGCTTGAGATGACGCGCCGCGAGATCGCCGATCCGGCGCCCCACCTCGGTGGAGCCGGTGAAGTTGACGGCACGCACGGCGGGTTCGGCTATGAGCGCTTCGGCGACGCCGGCCGCGTCCTCGCGTGCGTTGCTGACGACGTTGAGCACACCGTCGGGCAGCCCGGCCTCCCGCAGCGCGTCGGCGACGAAGTATCCGCACGCCAGGGGCGCGTCCTCGCTGGGCTTGACGACGACGGAGTTGCCGGCGGCGAGCGGCGCGGCGACGGCCCTGGTGCCGAGGATCACGGGCGCGTTCCATGGGGCGAACGCGCCGACGACACCGACGGGTTCGCGTATCGCGAGGCTCAACGTACCGTCGTCCTGGGGCGTGAGGACCTCGCCGCGTGGCGCCGTGACGGCTGCGGCCGCCTCGCGGAGCATCCCTGAGGCGAGATGCACGTTGAACAGCGCCCAGGGGCGGCTCCCCCCGGCCTCCCCCGCCATGAGGGCGGCGGCGTCCTCGCTGCGGGACTCCAGGATTCCGGCGGCCTTGAGGAAGATGTCGCGGCGTTCGGCGGGGCCGGTCGCCGCCCATGCCGGGAACGCCTCCTCGGCCGCGGCGACCGCCCTGCGCACGTCTTCCGGGCCGCCGGCCGCGACCGTGGCGTACACCTCGCCCGTGTACGGATCGTGGTCCTCTGCCGTGCGTCCGGAGGCGGCGGGGACCTCACGGCCGCCGATGAGCAGGTCGCGGTGGATGGTCATGGCGGGGGTCCCTCCTGAGACGGGCGGCCCGGCTACCGGGTGTCGTCGTCACCGGCAGGCGCCGGGGCGGCCGTGAGCCGCGGCCGTACGCGACGGTCGAGGCGATGTTCACCGGGCGGACGTTCGTTCACGGTCACTGGGCCGGAGTCTCCGGCCGCCCCCTTCCGCTGTCAACGGCCCTGCCGTGCTGTTCCACCTGCGTACGGGCGCCGACGCGCGGGACCCGCGTTGAACGGACGTCGCCGCGACGGCGTGAGCCGACGGACGCCCGGGACATGGGGGCGTGACGCGGAGCCCTCACGGGAGTCAGGCGGGACCGTCACCGGTGGCGGTCCGGTCCGCCCGGACTCCGCCAGCCCCGGCTCGTACCGAGAGGGGCCCGGGAACCGGGCGAAATGCGGAGCCGATCACTCCGACACGGCGGTGATGTCGATGACCTCCGCAGGCCCGCACGTCCATGATGTCCATGCCCTTGACGGTCCCTCAGCCCCGATGAACACTGCCGACACGCTCGTCACGGAGACCGGGCGGGGTGGCGCGCCGGACCGTGAACAGCAGCCCATTGCCCTGGCGCCGGCTCCGTGCCAGATCAAGCACCATCCCGAAGGAAAGCCCGGGGTCCCGGCCCCGGCCGAGGGACAAGGAGCCGTCATGAGCCAGTTCTCTAACACCGACATCTTCGCGGGCGAGGTGATCGGCACCGCGATTCTCATCCTCTTCGGTGCCGGCGTCTGTGCCGCCGTCAATCTCCGCTACTCCAAGGCCGCCGCGTCCGGCTGGATCGTCATCGCCTTCGGCTGGGGCTTCGGCGTCCTCGCCGGCGCGTACACGGCTCTGCCGCTGTCGGGCGGGCACATCAACCCGGCCGTGACGGTCGCCCTCGCGATCGACAGCGGCGACTGGAGCAAGGTGCCGCTCTACATAGGCTCGCAGATGATCGGCGCCGTGATCGGTGCCGTACTGGTGTGGGTGGCCTACTACGCGCAGTTCGCCGCCAACGCCGATCCCGAGTTCGCCCAGGGGACGCTGGGCAACTTCTCCACCATTCCCGAGGTACGCAATCCGGCGGCCAATCTCGCCACGGAGATAGTCGCCACGATCGCCCTGGTGCTGCCGATCCTCGCCTTCGGCGCGACGAAGGCGCTGGCCGAGAACGGCAACCAGGTCCTCGTCGTCGCACTGCTCGTCGTAGGCATAGGGCTCTCGCTCGGCGGTCCCACGGGGTACGCCATCAACCCCGCTCGTGACCTGGGTCCCCGTGTGGCCCACGCGCTGCTGCCGATCCCCAACAAGGGCGGCTCGGACTGGGGTTACGCCTGGGTCCCGGTCGCCGGACCGCTCATCGGGGCGGCGATAGCGGCGGGCATCTTCAAACTCGTCTTCTGACCCCCGGGCCCACGGACCCGGGACATCCTCCAGCACTCCGGTTCGGACAAGGGGACGCGACCATGTCGGACAAGTTCGTAGCAGCCATCGACCAGGGAACGACGTCGAGCCGCTGCATGATCTTCAACCAGGACGGCGCCGTCGTAGCCGTCGACCAGCGCGAGCACCGCCAGATCTTCCCCAAGCCAGGCTGGGTGGAGCACGACGCGACCGAGATCTGGTCGAAGGTGCAGGCCGTGGTGGCCGGGGCGATCGCCAAGGCCGGGCTGCGCGCCGACCAGCTCAGCGCGCTGGGCATCACCAACCAGCGGGAGACCACCGTCCTCTGGGACAAGAGAACCGGCCAGCCGGTGCACAACGCCATCGTCTGGCAGGACACCCGGACCTCCACGCTCTGCACCGAACTGGGCGGCTCCGACGGCCAGGACCGCTTCCGCGACCGTACGGGCCTGCCGCTGGCCAGCTACTTCGCGGGGCCCAAGGTGGCCTGGCTGCTGGACAACGTGCCAGGGCTGAGGCAGCGCGCGGAGAACGGGGAGATCGCGTTCGGGACCATCGACTCCTGGCTGATCTGGAACCTCACGGGAGCGACCGACGGCGGCGTGCACGTCACCGACGTCACCAACGCAGGCCGCACCATGCTGATGAACCTGGAGACCCTCCAGTGGGACCAGTCCATCCTCGACGCGATGAACGTGCCCGCGGCCGTGCTCCCGGAGATCCGCTCCTCGTCGGAGATCTACGGCACTGCCCACGGGCAGGTCGCGGGGGTGCCGGTGGCCTCCGCGCTCGGCGACCAGCACGCGGCCCTGTTCGGGCAGACGTGCTACTCGGTGGGCGAGGCCAAGAACACCTACGGCACGGGGTCGTTCCTGCTGCTCAACACCGGGCAGCGGCCCGTGCCCAGCAAGAGCGGCCTGCTGACGACGATGGCCTACCAGCTCGGGGGCGAGCCGCCCACGTACTGCCTGGAAGGTTCGATCGCGATCACCGGTGCGCTCGTCCAGTGGTTCCGCGACCAGCTCGGGATCATCCGGGAGGCCGCGGAGATCGAGACGCTGGCGGCGAGCGTCGAGGACAACGGCGGCGCCTACATCGTCCCGGCGTTCTCGGGGCTGTTCGCACCGTACTGGCGGTCCGACGCACGCGGTGTGGTGGCCGGTCTGACGCGCTACGTCACCAAGGGGCACCTGGCGCGGGCGGTGCTGGAGGCCACGAGCTGGCAGACGCGTGAGGTCGTGGACGCCATGTACACCGACTCCGGGGTGCACATCACCAGCCTGAAGGTCGACGGCGGCATGACGGGCAACAATCTGCTGATGCAGCATCAGGCCGATGTGCTCGACGTGCCGGTGATCCGTCCGGTGGTCGCCGAGACGACGTGCCTGGGCGCGGCCTATGCGGCGGGCCTGGCGACGGGCGTCTGGTCCGACCTGGATGAGCTGAGCAGCCACTGGAAGCGGGACGCGGAGTGGACCCCGCAGATGGAGCCGGAGGCCCGGGACCGGGAGTACCGGAACTGGCGGAAGGCGGTGGAGCGCAGCTTCGGCTGGCTGGAGGACGGCGAGTGACGGGCGGGCTGAGCCGCAGGGGGACCCGCACGGGTACCCGCTAGGTTCCGCAGGCTCGGGTGACCGGTCGCACCGGCTCACCGTGACCGGCTGACACCGGCTCACACCTCACCATCGGCTCGGCGCGGGCATACGTCCCCCGGGCCAGGTGCGGAACGACGGAGCCCGGTCCGGCCCCGGCGGCGTTCAGCGCGCCGGGGCCGGGCTGGGCTCCTTCTGCTGTGCGGCCACCGCACGGCGCATCGCGTGCTCGACGACGGACACCAGGGTGTCGCGTACGGAGGCGCGGCGCCGCGCGTCGCAGACCAGCACCGGAACCTCCTCGTCCAGGTCGAGCGCCTCGCGGAGGGCGTCGGCGGGATACATCTCCGCACCGTCGAAGTGGTTGACGGCGACGATGAAGGGGATCTTCCGGCGCTCGAAGTAGTCGATGCCGGCGAAGCTGTCCTCCAGTCTGCGGGTGTCGACGAGTACGACAGCGCCGAGGGCGCCCTGCGCCAGCTCGTCCCACAGGAACCAGAAGCGGTCCTGGCCGGGCGTGCCGAACAGGTACAGCACCAGCCCGTCGTTGATCGTGATGCGGCCGAAGTCCATCGCGACCGTGGTCGTGGACTTGGCCTCGACGCCCGCGGTGTCGTCCACGGGACGGCCCGCCTCGGTGAGTGTCTCCTCGGTGCGAAGCGGCTTGATCTCGCTCACCGCTCCGACCAGGGTCGTCTTGCCTACGCCGAAGCCGCCCGCCACGAGGAGCTTCAGCGTCACCGGTTCGGCTGGCGACGCCGTACCGGCGCCTCGTTTAGAGCGCCCGAAGACCATCGATCACCTCTCTGAGAATGCTTTCGTCCGGCAGTTCCGCCGGAGGGACGGGCCGGCTGACGCGGACCCAGCCCGCGTCGATGAGGTCTCCGATGAGAACGCGAACGACGCCTACGGGAAGGTCGAGTTCGGCGGAGAGTTCGGCGACGGACTGCGGGGCGCGGCGGCACTGGAGGACGATGTCGACGTGCTCCGGGGCGAGTGAGTTGTCCGCGTAGACGTCGGCGTTGTCCTGGGCGCCGCCGGTGCCGTCACCGGCGGCCCCGTGATTGTCGCCGCTCCCCACGGTGTCCTCGTGGGGCTTCGCGTCCCCTTCACCGTCCCGGCTCTCGGCGATCACCAGGGCGATGAGGTCGAGTCGCGCCTCATCGGAGCTGCTGCGGGTGCGGCCGCGCGTCATGGCGTACGGCCGCACCACAGGCCCTGCTGCGTCGTCGAACCAGCGGTCCGTCATCTGTGTGTCCGTTCGGGTCCCGTCAGTTCCCACCGGTTCGGCCGGAGGGATTCGACCGGGGGGCGGTGCCCAGGTGTGCCCCGACCCGCTTGACCAGGAGCGTCATCTCGTAGGCGATGAGGCCCACGTCGGCGTCGGCGTCGGCGACCACGGCCAGGCAACTGCCGTCGCCCGCCGCCGTGACGAAGAGGAACGCCTCTTCCAGCTCGACGACGGTCTGCCGCACGCCGCCGACGTCGAAGTGACGGCCGACTCCCTTGGCGAGGCTGTGGAAGCCGGACGCGACGGCGGCCAGATGCTCGCCGTCCTCCCGTGTCAGGTCCTGGGACGCTCCGCGGGGCAGCCCGTCGCCGGAGAGCACCAGGGCTTTGCTGATGCTGCCGACACGCTGTACCAACTCGTCCAGGAGCCAGTTGAGTTCACCGCTTCCGGAAGCGGTGTTCTCCGTGCCTTTCGGTGCGGTCATCGACCGTCCCCCTCCGGTGTCGTTCCTGGTGCTGACTCCGCCGCCTCGTCCCCCGACTCGCCGGCGTTGTGCAGGCGGCCCCGCTGCCAGCCGCGCTGGAGCGATGCCATCCGGTTGCGTACCTCGTCCGCGTCGCGGTTCGCCAGATCGTCCGAGCGTCGACCGGGGTCTCCGCTCGCCGGTGTGGCGTCGCCCGGGTCCCTTTTGAGCTGGGGTGCCAGGTTCGCCTGCCGGACCCTGCGCGGCAGTTTGCCGACCGTACCGGACTTCGCGGGTCCAGCGGACGGCTTCGCGCCTGTCGCGGTGGACTCTCCCGCGGGCGGGGTGTCCTGGCGCTCCCGGTCGTCTTCCTGGCCCTGCCTGGCGGGGCGTGCCTCGGCGTCCTCCGCCTCGGGGGCGTCCGGCCGGGCGACGGTACGTCCGTGGTCGGCGACCAGCACGGGCGTACGCGGCCGGCGCTTCGGCAGCGGCGCGAGTCCACCCTTGCCGTCGCTCTGCGGCGACGTGGGGCGCGAGGGGCCGTCGGTCTCGTCCTGTGCCTGCTGGTGCTGTTCGAGGCCGGGTCTCGGGCCGCCGAGTACGCCGGGGCCGGTGGGGCGCAGCGGTGCGTCCTCGCGCCCGGGCTTCTCCCGCCCGTTGCCGTCGCGTCCGTTTCCGTCGCGTGCGGGGCCTTCCCTGCCCTTGCCGTCGCGGTCCGCGCCTTCGTCGTCCCTGCCGCGTTCGCGGCCTGGGCCCTTCTCCAACTCGCCGAGCGGCGCCTCCAGTTCGACGGCGCCCTCCAGGGCGGCGCGCTGCCGCGGCGTCGCCGAGGCGGCTCCGGGGCCGCGTGTGAGGGCGTCGAGCCGGGTGCCGGTCACGCCGGTGCCGGACGCCGGTTCCCGCTCCAGGCGGTCCTCGTCCTGTCCTGAGGTCTCGGTGAGAATCCTGCCGGGGACGAGTACGACGGCCGTGGTGCCGCCGTACGGGGAGGGCTGGAGGGAGACGCGCACGCCCTGGCGCTGGGCGAGCCGGGAGACCACGAACAGGCCGAGGCGGTCGGTGTCGGAGAGTTCGAACTCGGGGGTCTCCGCGAGCCGCAGGTTCGCCTCCAGCAGCGCGTCGGCGGCCATGCCGAGTCCGCGGTCGTGGATCTCCAGGGTGTAGCCGTTCGCCACGCGTTCACCGAGTACCTGGACTGCGGTGTGCGGCGGGGAGAACACGGTGGCGTTCTCCAGCAGTTCGGCGATGAGGTGTGTGAGGTCGGCGACGGAACCGCCGTCGACGGCGAGCCGCGGCAGGCGGCGCACCTCGATCCGCTCGTAGTCCTCGACCTCGGAGACGGCGGCCCGTACGACGTCCATGAGCTGCACGGGCTTGCGCCACTGGCGGGAGGGTGCCGCGCCGGAGAGGATGACCAGGCCCTCGGCGTGGCGCCGCATGCGGGTCGTGAGGTGGTCGAGGCGGAAGAGGTCGGCGAGTTCGTCGGAGTCCTCGGTGCGGCGCTCCATGTGGTCCAGGAGGCTCAACTGCCGGTGCAGCAGCACCTGGTTGCGGCGGGCGAGGTTGACGAACACCTCGGAGACCCCGCGCCGCATGCCTGCCTGCTTGACGGCGGCCTCGACGGCCGCGCGCTGAAGGGTGTTGACCGCCTGCCCGACCTGTCCGGCCTCGTCCTGCGGGTAGTCGAGCCTGGGCGCCTCGGTCTCGATGTCGACGGTCTCGCCCGCCGCGAGACGGCGCATCACACTCGGCAGGCGTACGCCCGCTGCCTCCTGGGCCTCTCTGCGCAGCGTGCGCAGATCGCGCACGAGGCCGCGGCCGACGCGGAAGGAGATGACGATCGAGGCGATGACGGCGGCGGCTCCGAGCACCGCGGCGATACCGGCCTGGGTGAGCACCTTCGTGGCGTCGGGCTGCACGCGCTGCTCGTAGCGGTCGCGGGCCTCGAAGTTCATGCGCTCCAGGTCGGTGAGGACGGTGGAGGTGGCCGACTGCCAGCGCTCGGCGTTGACGACGCCCTGGGTGCCGCGGCTGCCGGCGGCGATGATGGCGTCCTCGTAGCTGCGCAGCGTGCGGCCGTCGGTGCCGTTCCAGTACGAGTCGTAGAACTGCCGTTCCTCGGCGGGCAGTTCGGCGAGGGTCGTCTCGTAGGTGAGGTTGCGTTCGGCCACGCGGTCGGAGAACGCGCGCCGGTCGCCCTTGGTCATCTCCCCGGAGGCGAGTGCCGCCGCCATCAGCGCGTCCTCGCGGGCGAGATACTCGCGGGCGCGTACGAGACCGACGAGGGCGCGGCCCTGCTTGTCGAGGTCGACGTCGTCGATGCCGCCGAGCGCGCTGAGGAACGTGTAGCAGGGGTCGATGAGTTCGTTGTACGCCTGGAAGGCGCCGCCGCGGGTGAGGGTGCTCTCCTCCGCCTTGCGGATCTTCTTCAGGCCCGCCAGCTTGTCCAGCATCACGTCGAGGCGCTGCTGTGTGCTGCCGGTGAGCTGCGAACGCAGCCCGGGGGTACGGGCGTTGGCGCGCAGCTTGGCTATCTGGGCGTCCGTGTCCCTCTGTTGCTTCTTGAGCTGGGACATCGCCTCGGACCCGCGGGGGTCGGCGAGGTAGACCATGACCTGCCGGCGCTCACGCTGGAGGGCTTGCGCCGCGTCCTGCGCAGGGTCGCCCACCTTGTCGACGGTGCTGACCACGTCGAGCAGTTCGCGGGCCTCACGGCCCGTCACATACGTGGCGAGGGCCCACAGGGACACCAGCGACAGCAGCGGCACCAGGAGCAGCGCCACGATCTTCCGGCGGATCGACCTACCGCGCAAGCGCATGGCCTCCCCTAGTCAACCCCGTCCGCCCGGGGCGAGTTCCGACAGCAAACGGCGTGAGCCTACTACTGACGCAGTACCGAGTCGTAGATGTGTCCGAGCGGGAAACCGGACGTCCAGGGTGCCTCATCCTGAGATGTCCTCCGATGCCCTACACGCGTTCCTGAATTGTGGCGCAGGCCACGGACGTGGAAACGTGTGACCTGTGGGGGAACGTGAGGGGGGAGTGAAAGGATCATGTACACGAGGTCCAGACTGCCGGATCCCGTACGTTCGGCGGCAGTTCGGGCGTTGGTCATAGTCGCGGTGACGCTGGTTCAGTTGATGATCGCCGTGCTGTGCTCGCTGGCGCAGGTGTGGCTGGCCTTTCCCATGGTGATCTCCACGGTGGTCAGCACCGTGGTGGCGACGTGGGCCGTGCTGGACGTATGGGTGACCCGCCAGGTGTGGCGGCAGCGGCACGGGGTGCTGTCGGAGCCCAGCAGCGCGGCGCGCCAGCGGGCCATGGAGAAGGCCAGGAGGAGGGCGCGGCACGGCCCGGACCGGTGACGGCGGAACACCACGGGCCTGGGACGGCGGGGACCGGCCAGGGCGCCTTCCGCGTGGGTCAACCGGCCGTGTACGGACGGGAGTTGCGGCGCGAGAGCCGGACAGCGGCGCCCCGGCCAGGCGACCCGGGCAGAGTGATCGGCTCCCGCCGCTTCCCTGCCGCCCGTATCACGACTCCCCGCGCTGACCGTCCGCCTGAGCCGGTACGCGGGGCTCCTGCGCGTGCTGTTCGGGCCTGCGGAACATCCGTGTCGCGGTGATCTCGCCGTGCACGGGCTCCTCTTCGGGGTCCTGCTGCGGCAGTCCGGGCCGCAGATGCTCCTCGACGCTGATGTACTTCAGCCCGGCCCGCAGGTCCGCGTCGTTGCGCAGCCGGATGACGAGGGGGAACTCCGCGAGCGCCGTCGTGTCGAACAGCCCGGTGGTGTACAGCAGTTGGACGCCGAGCGCATCGGCGACGGCCCGTTGCAGCTCCAGAAGATACGTGGCGTTGGCGCGGCCGATGGGATTGTCGAGGAAGAGCGTCCCGGCGTGCCGGTCCCTCTCATGGCCGCGGTCGTTGCCGCGCAGCGCCGCCATCGTGCAGTAGAGGGCGATGGCCGCGGTGAGCAGCTGGCCGCCGGAGAAGACGTCGCCCATCTGACCGACCGGCACCCGCTCGGCACGCAGCACCGCGTCCGGCTTGAGGATCTCCACGGACACCCCGCGCGGTTGCAGCGCGGCGTGAACTCCCCGCAGCAGCAAGGACATTCCGTCCCTGCGCAGGTCGGAGTTCTTCGCCACGGCGGTACGGGTGGCCTCGTCGACGACCTCTCCGAGGCGTTCGCTGAGGACCGCCTGGTCGGGATCGTCGAAGCGGATGCGCAGGAACTCCTGGCCCGACCACTCCCCCAGGCCCTCCGGGAGCCGCGAGAGGCGCTGCGCTGAACGCAGCGTCGCCAGTGCCGACTCCACCAGGCCCCGCAGGCGGTCGACGATGCTGTCGCGGTTGCGCTCCAACTGCTCCAGCTCGTCGGTGAGTACGCGAAGACGCGGCGCGAACGCCTCGGCCCAGGCGGCGGCGTGGTCGGGCAGCGCCGCGGCGGGCAGTTCGCGGATCTGCTGCCGTGCGGGGGTGCGTACCTGTTCGTAGCGGGAGGAGTTGGCGTGGCGTACGAGCACGTCGGACGCCTCACGCACGGCCTGCTCGGCGGAGGAGAGGTCGGCGGCGCAGCCGCGCAGCGAACGGCGGGCCTCGGCGGCGGCCTGCCGGGCGTCGGCGGTGCTCCCGGGGTAGGGCTCGGGGCTCTCGCCCGGCTCCTCGGCGGCGGGCTGCTGGGGGTCGCGCAGCAGATCACGCAGCAGCGCGGCGGTCTCGTCGAACGCCTCCGCGGACTCCTCGGCGGCGCGGTGTGCACGCAGCAGGGCGGCGTGCTCCGTACGGGCTTCCTCCAACTGGTCGCTGTGAGCGGCCAGTTCGGCATTGGCCGTACGCAGCAGCCGCTGGGCCTCCTCCGCGTCGGCGGGCTCCATGCCCTCGGGGAGGCTCGTAT from Streptomyces marispadix includes:
- a CDS encoding nitrate- and nitrite sensing domain-containing protein, with product MRLRGRSIRRKIVALLLVPLLSLVSLWALATYVTGREARELLDVVSTVDKVGDPAQDAAQALQRERRQVMVYLADPRGSEAMSQLKKQQRDTDAQIAKLRANARTPGLRSQLTGSTQQRLDVMLDKLAGLKKIRKAEESTLTRGGAFQAYNELIDPCYTFLSALGGIDDVDLDKQGRALVGLVRAREYLAREDALMAAALASGEMTKGDRRAFSDRVAERNLTYETTLAELPAEERQFYDSYWNGTDGRTLRSYEDAIIAAGSRGTQGVVNAERWQSATSTVLTDLERMNFEARDRYEQRVQPDATKVLTQAGIAAVLGAAAVIASIVISFRVGRGLVRDLRTLRREAQEAAGVRLPSVMRRLAAGETVDIETEAPRLDYPQDEAGQVGQAVNTLQRAAVEAAVKQAGMRRGVSEVFVNLARRNQVLLHRQLSLLDHMERRTEDSDELADLFRLDHLTTRMRRHAEGLVILSGAAPSRQWRKPVQLMDVVRAAVSEVEDYERIEVRRLPRLAVDGGSVADLTHLIAELLENATVFSPPHTAVQVLGERVANGYTLEIHDRGLGMAADALLEANLRLAETPEFELSDTDRLGLFVVSRLAQRQGVRVSLQPSPYGGTTAVVLVPGRILTETSGQDEDRLEREPASGTGVTGTRLDALTRGPGAASATPRQRAALEGAVELEAPLGELEKGPGRERGRDDEGADRDGKGREGPARDGNGRDGNGREKPGREDAPLRPTGPGVLGGPRPGLEQHQQAQDETDGPSRPTSPQSDGKGGLAPLPKRRPRTPVLVADHGRTVARPDAPEAEDAEARPARQGQEDDRERQDTPPAGESTATGAKPSAGPAKSGTVGKLPRRVRQANLAPQLKRDPGDATPASGDPGRRSDDLANRDADEVRNRMASLQRGWQRGRLHNAGESGDEAAESAPGTTPEGDGR
- a CDS encoding GTP-binding protein, which produces MVFGRSKRGAGTASPAEPVTLKLLVAGGFGVGKTTLVGAVSEIKPLRTEETLTEAGRPVDDTAGVEAKSTTTVAMDFGRITINDGLVLYLFGTPGQDRFWFLWDELAQGALGAVVLVDTRRLEDSFAGIDYFERRKIPFIVAVNHFDGAEMYPADALREALDLDEEVPVLVCDARRRASVRDTLVSVVEHAMRRAVAAQQKEPSPAPAR
- a CDS encoding aldehyde dehydrogenase family protein encodes the protein MTIHRDLLIGGREVPAASGRTAEDHDPYTGEVYATVAAGGPEDVRRAVAAAEEAFPAWAATGPAERRDIFLKAAGILESRSEDAAALMAGEAGGSRPWALFNVHLASGMLREAAAAVTAPRGEVLTPQDDGTLSLAIREPVGVVGAFAPWNAPVILGTRAVAAPLAAGNSVVVKPSEDAPLACGYFVADALREAGLPDGVLNVVSNAREDAAGVAEALIAEPAVRAVNFTGSTEVGRRIGDLAARHLKPAVLELGGKNSVIVLDDADVDYAVDAAAFSVFMNAGQICMSGDRILVHASLAGEFTEKFTAKVAGLPHGAPSDPATVIGPMVSAASAERVAALVRDAVAKGAEVLTGGGAPENAVHPATVLRGVVPGMELYHAEAFGPVCALASFTDDDEAVALANDTEQGLTCGIITENGTHGLAVARRVRTGIVHVNDQSVADEPQVPFGGFKDSGYGRFGGRWGVDAFSNTRWVTLATRHAHYPF
- a CDS encoding MIP/aquaporin family protein — its product is MSQFSNTDIFAGEVIGTAILILFGAGVCAAVNLRYSKAAASGWIVIAFGWGFGVLAGAYTALPLSGGHINPAVTVALAIDSGDWSKVPLYIGSQMIGAVIGAVLVWVAYYAQFAANADPEFAQGTLGNFSTIPEVRNPAANLATEIVATIALVLPILAFGATKALAENGNQVLVVALLVVGIGLSLGGPTGYAINPARDLGPRVAHALLPIPNKGGSDWGYAWVPVAGPLIGAAIAAGIFKLVF
- a CDS encoding roadblock/LC7 domain-containing protein, producing MTAPKGTENTASGSGELNWLLDELVQRVGSISKALVLSGDGLPRGASQDLTREDGEHLAAVASGFHSLAKGVGRHFDVGGVRQTVVELEEAFLFVTAAGDGSCLAVVADADADVGLIAYEMTLLVKRVGAHLGTAPRSNPSGRTGGN
- a CDS encoding DUF742 domain-containing protein, with protein sequence MTDRWFDDAAGPVVRPYAMTRGRTRSSSDEARLDLIALVIAESRDGEGDAKPHEDTVGSGDNHGAAGDGTGGAQDNADVYADNSLAPEHVDIVLQCRRAPQSVAELSAELDLPVGVVRVLIGDLIDAGWVRVSRPVPPAELPDESILREVIDGLRAL
- the glpK gene encoding glycerol kinase GlpK, yielding MSDKFVAAIDQGTTSSRCMIFNQDGAVVAVDQREHRQIFPKPGWVEHDATEIWSKVQAVVAGAIAKAGLRADQLSALGITNQRETTVLWDKRTGQPVHNAIVWQDTRTSTLCTELGGSDGQDRFRDRTGLPLASYFAGPKVAWLLDNVPGLRQRAENGEIAFGTIDSWLIWNLTGATDGGVHVTDVTNAGRTMLMNLETLQWDQSILDAMNVPAAVLPEIRSSSEIYGTAHGQVAGVPVASALGDQHAALFGQTCYSVGEAKNTYGTGSFLLLNTGQRPVPSKSGLLTTMAYQLGGEPPTYCLEGSIAITGALVQWFRDQLGIIREAAEIETLAASVEDNGGAYIVPAFSGLFAPYWRSDARGVVAGLTRYVTKGHLARAVLEATSWQTREVVDAMYTDSGVHITSLKVDGGMTGNNLLMQHQADVLDVPVIRPVVAETTCLGAAYAAGLATGVWSDLDELSSHWKRDAEWTPQMEPEARDREYRNWRKAVERSFGWLEDGE